One Halobacillus sp. Marseille-Q1614 genomic window, TTGGTTTTTCCTATACTAAGAGCATAATACCAAGAGGAGGGAGTTTATGAAAATCGCGATTATCGGTGCTGGCTTGTCGGGGCTTTCCTGTGCTTTGACCTTGGAGAAGTATGGGTATCAGGCGGATATATTTGAAAGACGAGCGATGGTAGGTGATCGTTTTGTCATTGCAGAAGCCATGTTTGCTATGTTTCACACTCCCTATGATGATGCAGTTAAATACTTATCTGAAACCCATGATATTCACCTTAAGCCTACGACCAATATTCAAAAAGTTCACATTTATTCTGAAAACGAGCACTCTTTTATAGACGGGCATCTGGGATTTACGAATATGCGAGGGAAGCATCCAGAAGCCTATGAGAAGCAGCTTGCTCATCAGCTAAAAGGTGAAATCCACTTTAATAAAAATGTATCCTATAAAGATATTTCTACAGAGTATACGCATGTGGTTCTTGCTACAGGGGATGTATTAGACACTAAAAAATTTCAACCATATGATGTGGCTTTCAAAGCTAGTTTTAAAGGGGCCGTCATTGAAGGAGATTTTAATCAAACTGAGGTCTACACTTTCTTTAATCACCATTTTGCACCTAAAGGTATGGCTTATGTACTGCCCCATTCTGATAGGGAAGCCTCTTTTGTATTAGTGTATCCGCAATATCCCGAAAATGAGACGCTGGATAAAGAGGAGCTATGGAAAAAGTGTTTGGCTGAATGCTGCAGGAGGCTGGACCAAGACTTTAAAGTGACTAGCGAATATTCCATTAAAGATTATCGAATCGGTAAAATTCAAACACCGAGGATAGGGAATACCTTTTTTGTGGGCAATTGTTGGGGGCTATCACACCTGTATTTGGTTTTGGGCAATTTGAATCGATGATGACCGGAATTTATGCCGCTCATGATATGGTTGGGATCGGCAATTATGAAAAGTTGGTTCAACCACTATCTACGAGTTATCACGATTCTCTCACCTTGCGAAGAACTTTAGAAAGATTGGATAACAAAAAACTTGATCTATTAACCAAGTCAATGAGTAATGAATTAGTCGAAAGCTTTGTCACAAGTAAAAAATTCAATGCCATGAAAATATTGAGCCGAATCATTCATCCATATCCTCGTAAGTCATAACCCTCTAGAGCTAAGAGAGCGATTATAGGGTGATCGATTATTGTCTTAAAAGGAATATGTATGATAACACACTCAGCTATGAAGGCAGCCTGATAAGTATTATGTTTGATTTATGGAGCAGTTTTTGGAAGTGAAATTAACGAGTGGAGGAAATTTAATGAAAAAATAATCTATTATCTAAGCAAGAAGCAAAAGGGTTATGGTTGGCTGCATAATTAGCTAGATGTCTTTTTAAAGATCTAAAATTCAAGGGGGGATAAACCTATAAAGAAAGATAAAACCACTATTCTGCTATAGCTTCTTTCCTAGCACCCATGGTTAACCAGCGGTGCATAGGACTTACCTATCGTTAAGATAAGCCGAATACAACGCTTCCGCATCGTACCCAATATATTCATCTGAAAATGCATCAAGAGGAGAATCCAGCGCTGTTCTTCTAGACATTCTTTAGGAAGTTGAATCGTCGCTTAAATAAAAGCAAATTTCTCAATATTAATACTGAGAAATTTGACTTTTTAATTTTGATCCCATTTACCAAGAAAGAAATGTAAGTCTCCAGAATTACATAAGGTTACTATTATTCTTTTCCATCATCCATTACCTTTCCCTATAAACGCTAAATTCAACAGATATGTTTTCAGCAATGCTTCTATTAAGATACTACTCCTGTTTCTTTTATAGTTACTTGAATATCCACCTCTACATTTATCTTGTCGTATATCGGTTCCCATTCGTCTTGCTTCCAACCTCTTTTATTCTTTCTAATTTCATTCCCTAACCCTAACGGATCGACGTCCCACTGCTCGAATTTCTCCAATAACTCTTTGGATTTACCTTCAAATGACTCTTCCATTCTCTTGCTTATTTCATTTATGGTGGATTTATTAATCTTGGAACCCGTATATTCCCTTAAAAAGCCATCCATTTTTAATTTTATTTTAATCGTCGGTTTTTTCGAAGAAGCATTAAGGACCTCTACATGCTTTTTAGAAGATAAATTTTGTATTGAAGCATAGACATCATCCTTAACATGAAATGTATACGAACCATGGCTAAAAGACTCTTTCATCTGCCTAAATACCATTGTATCGTAATCATATTTTATTTCCCCTTTGTATACCGCATCTTTTAAAAAACTTATTCCATCAATTCTATATTTTTCTTTCTCTATAGAAATAATGGGCAAAAAAGGGTCTTTTCCTGGTTGGTAGTAATCAAACAAAAAAGTATGCAAGTTCGTTTGAGGAAGAAAATTTCGTTCGGTATTATTTTTTAACAATTTACTCAGCAGGACGCCAACATCCTGATTTGTACTAGCGCTATTTTCGAGTAAGGGGGCACTCCGATCTTTAGCAATAGTTACAAATAAACCCGTACTGATGCTCGGATCTCTTTGGTAAGAATCCAAGTATTTCATAAGGTTATCTTTCGCTAGTTCTTTACTAAAAATCAGGACTTTATTTTGAGCAATGACCATGGGAATATCGGATTCCCCCGTGCCAAAATCAGTGGCATCTTTTGTAAATACAGCTTCCGTCTGATAATACTTGTTTATGACTTCCGTATTAGATTGGTAAAAAGGAACATTTATTGACGCTAATACTTGATCTCCCTCCCCTTTATCAAATCCCATTACAGTAACCATCGCTATATCATCCACAATTTCTTCTTGTACAAAGCAAGAAGTCAAAAAAAGTAAACTAGATACTGCTAGTAATGATAAAACTCTCATGATTCTACAGCTTCTTTCTTAAACAATGTAATGAGGTAAAGCAAAGGAATATATACTCCTAAAAAATAAAGACCTACACGTGAAGAGATGGTATTTAATAAACTAATTTGACTCCTTGTCTCAATAAACCCTACACTTATAAAAATCACGATTAAAAGGATATTTAATATTCGTTTCTGTGTCACTTTAGGAAATAAATGTTTTATCCCCCTGCTTGAGGCCCATAGCCAAAGGCATAAAATGGGCAAGATGACAATCAGCCACGTGGTCACTCCGATATACTCAAAACGGGCTAAAAACGGAAATTCAACAATTTTCCACAGCGAAAGAGTAGCCCATTCAGTTTTTAAAAGATAGGGTTCAGAAAAATAGGCAAACGACACCACTCCTATGACTAAGTAAATGAATATAGTGATGATATTTCCAAAATGAGCCCACCTTTGTGAAGTCTCTCCATTTTTAATAAAGGGATAAAAGAATAATATTAACTCAAACCCTAAATAACTTAACACCATATTTCTAGTGGAGGTCACTAATTCATCAAACGTAAACTCTCCTAGGGGTAACAGGTTTCCAAAGTGGGCGTATTGTAAAGGGAAATAAAGAGTTACTACTAAAAAAGAAGGTATAACAACACTGATAAAGCAAATACCAACCACGGATCTAAACCCGCCTTTAATCACGTAAGCTACAAGTGTCAGAATTATAAATGCAATTACCCAAGTGTTTAACTGTCTATACATCCATACTTGGACAATTTCTATATAGGTCCTCAATACAGTCAGGGATAGAAACAGCAAATATAAAATGAAAATTAAATTCACTATATTCCCCACCCATTTACCTAGCAGGATCTGATTTAAATAGATAATATCCACGTTAGATTTCTTCATAATGGAGTAAATCATGTAAATATAAAGGTGCACGAGCAAACCAGCTAGAAGAATAGCTATCCAAGCATCATATCCCATACCTTCAACAATATATTTCTGAAAGCCAAGAACGCCGATGCCAATTTGAATAGCGA contains:
- a CDS encoding GerAB/ArcD/ProY family transporter → MKKSITIQENAKVSPFFVLFILVAIQIGIGVLGFQKYIVEGMGYDAWIAILLAGLLVHLYIYMIYSIMKKSNVDIIYLNQILLGKWVGNIVNLIFILYLLFLSLTVLRTYIEIVQVWMYRQLNTWVIAFIILTLVAYVIKGGFRSVVGICFISVVIPSFLVVTLYFPLQYAHFGNLLPLGEFTFDELVTSTRNMVLSYLGFELILFFYPFIKNGETSQRWAHFGNIITIFIYLVIGVVSFAYFSEPYLLKTEWATLSLWKIVEFPFLARFEYIGVTTWLIVILPILCLWLWASSRGIKHLFPKVTQKRILNILLIVIFISVGFIETRSQISLLNTISSRVGLYFLGVYIPLLYLITLFKKEAVES
- a CDS encoding Ger(x)C family spore germination protein, translating into MRVLSLLAVSSLLFLTSCFVQEEIVDDIAMVTVMGFDKGEGDQVLASINVPFYQSNTEVINKYYQTEAVFTKDATDFGTGESDIPMVIAQNKVLIFSKELAKDNLMKYLDSYQRDPSISTGLFVTIAKDRSAPLLENSASTNQDVGVLLSKLLKNNTERNFLPQTNLHTFLFDYYQPGKDPFLPIISIEKEKYRIDGISFLKDAVYKGEIKYDYDTMVFRQMKESFSHGSYTFHVKDDVYASIQNLSSKKHVEVLNASSKKPTIKIKLKMDGFLREYTGSKINKSTINEISKRMEESFEGKSKELLEKFEQWDVDPLGLGNEIRKNKRGWKQDEWEPIYDKINVEVDIQVTIKETGVVS
- a CDS encoding NAD(P)/FAD-dependent oxidoreductase, translated to MKIAIIGAGLSGLSCALTLEKYGYQADIFERRAMVGDRFVIAEAMFAMFHTPYDDAVKYLSETHDIHLKPTTNIQKVHIYSENEHSFIDGHLGFTNMRGKHPEAYEKQLAHQLKGEIHFNKNVSYKDISTEYTHVVLATGDVLDTKKFQPYDVAFKASFKGAVIEGDFNQTEVYTFFNHHFAPKGMAYVLPHSDREASFVLVYPQYPENETLDKEELWKKCLAECCRRLDQDFKVTSEYSIKDYRIGKIQTPRIGNTFFVGNCWGLSHLYLVLGNLNR